CCGCAATGTGATGGCATGCGTAAAGCATTTCGCACTCAACTCAATGGAGAATGCACGATTCATCGTCGATGTTGTGGTCGACGACCACGCCCTCCACGAGGTCTACCTACCGCACTTCAAGACGGTGCTCGACGCGGGCGCGGAGTCGGTGATGACCGCCTACAACTCGGTCAACGGCGCGTACGCCGACCAGAACCCGATCCTCCTGACCACCATCCTGCGCGACGAGTGGGAATTCACCGGCTTCGTCACCAGCGACTGGGTGTGGGGCACGCACGACCCGGTGGCCGGTCTGGCGGCCGGCCTCGACATCGAGATGCCGCTGCGGATGCACCGGGCCCGCACACCGCACCTCCCGAGCGATCTCGTGCTCCGCTCCGCACGCCGGATCCTCGCGACCACCCTGCGCCATTACGCCTCCCGCGACCCCGAGGAGCCAACCCCGGACCCGGCCGCACAGCAGGCGCTGGCCTACGAGGTCGCGGTCCGCGGTGCCGTCCTGCTCCGCAACGAGCCGGTGGGTGGTCCGCCGCCGCCCGGCGGCAAGCCGGTGGGTGGTCCGCCGCCGTTCGGCGGCGAGCCGGTGGGTGGTCCGCCGCCGTTCGGCGGCGAGCCGAAGGCCGATGGTCCGCTGCTCAGCAGTGAGCCGGCGGCTGATGGCCCGCCGCTCCGCGACGGACCGCTGGCCGATCGCCCAATGGACCGCAACGAGCCCACGACCGGTCTGCCGCTGTTGCCGTTGCCGCCGTCGGTCCGGCGGGTTGCGGTCTTTGGCCGGCTCGCGACCGCCGCCAACCTTGGCGACCGCGGCTCGTCGCGGGTCGATCCGCCTTCGACGTCGTCGCCACTCGACGGCCTGCGCGCCGCGTTGCCCGATGCCTCGGTCGTGCATGCCACCGATCCGGCCTCGGCCGCCGACGCCGACGTGGCGGTCGTCGTGGTCGGGATGGGGCCGGCCGACGAGGGCGAGCGGATCACCAACGACAACCCCGACGCCTTCGCCTTCCTCGGCTTCCCGTTCACCCTCCGGCCGGTGCAGCGGCTGGCCGCCATGATCACCCGCTGGGGAGCGGCCCGGCTCAGCCCCGGCGGCGATCGCCGTTCGCTGACCCTGCACCGGCACGAAGAGGAGCTGATCACCGCCGTCGCGGCGGCCAATCCGCGCACCGTGGTGGTCGTCATCGGCGGCAGCGCGATCATCATGACCGCCTGGCAGGATCGCGTGCCGGCCATCCTGCTGGCCTGGTATCCGGGCATGGCCGGCGGCCGGGCGATCGCCGACATCCTCACCGGCGCGGCCGAGCCGGGCGGTCGCCTGCCGGTGGCCATTCCCACGCGCGCCGACCACCTGCCGTTCTTCGACCCGGACGCGCGCCGCATCGAATACGACGCCTGGTGGGGCCAGCGGAAGCTGGACCGGGACGGCCGCCGGGCGGCGTACCCCTTCGGCTTCGGTCTGGGCTACACCACCTTCGCGCTGACGCTGGTGTCGCATGTGGATGATGTCGCGACGGTCCGGGTCAGGAACACCGGCGCGCGCGCCGGATCGACCGTCGTCCAGGTGTACGCCGTAGCGGACGCCATGCCCCAGCTCGTCGGGTTCCGCCGGGTCGCACTGGACACGGGCGCCGAGACCGAGGTGGACGTCGCCCTCGACCTCACGCCGACGCTCGAGCGCGACCCGGCCACCCGCACGTGGTCGCGGCGCCCCGGCAACTGGCGCATCGTCGCCGCCGAGCACAGTCCACATGCGTTCGACGAACTGTGACCGCGTATGTGCCTGCGACCGGGCCGCCGATAGCCTGAGCCGATGCTGTACCTGTTCTGGGCTGGGTGGGGCCTGATCGGCGGGCTGATCGTCGAGGCGCTCGACCTGTCCGGCGCGATCCGGCGGGCCGGCACCTGGCCGTGGCGCCGCCGGGGCGAGCCGAAGCTCGGTCCCTACCTGGTCGCGGTCGTGCTGCGGGTCGGTGCGGGCGCCGGGCTGGCGGCCGGGCTGGGCGGCGAGGGGCAACTCGGCGGGCCGTTGAGCGCGCTGGTCGTCGGAGCGGGTGCGCCGCTCATCCTGGAACGGATCACCAAGCAGGCCCTCCTGACCGTGGCGCCGTCCAACGACGACGGACCGGCCGCGGCCGCCGCCCGGCCACCGGCCAGCCGCCGGGCACCGCGAACAAGACGGGTCGACGTCACCAGGTCGGAGGACTGACGAGATGTCCGTCCGCGACTTCGTCCACGATGTCCTGGCCAGCGTCGCGCGGGTCGACGAGCCGTTCACCCGGGCATCCGCGGCTCGGCCGCTCCCGGCGTGGCTGGTGAGCCTGACCCGGACCAGCCGTGCCTTCGCCGGTCGGTCCGGCGCGGTGGGCGGGTGGCCGGCCGATCTGTCCGCGGCCGTCACCCGCGACACGCCCGCGTTCGGGCACACCGCCGGCCGGCGCGTCCCGCTACGGATGCCGGCCCGGGGTGGTCTCGCCGTCGCCATGGCCGTGGTGGTCGCGATGCTGGTCGTGCCGACCGCGTTCGCGTGGGGACTGCGGGACAGCGTCTACGAGCCGGGCGGCGTCGGCGGCCCCGCACTCCCGACGGCGAGCCCGCCTCAGGTCGACGTGCCACCGGACCCAGGGTTCCAACCGAAGTACGACACCCGGATCGTCATCCCGGGCGCCGACGCCGGCAAGCCCCGAACCACCCATGTCGACCTCCACCAGGGCGTGATCCGAGCCGCCGCGCGAGACCTGACGGTCGAAGCCAGAGGGACCACCACCACGATCACGGCCGCGCGTCAGATCGCGGGCGCGAACCTGTCACCCGACCAGGACCAGCCCGCCGACTGCCTCCGGGCGATCGAGGCCGCGCCGTTCGCCGGCGGCCAGCCCGTCTCGGGAAAACGCGGCGGGCGCTTCTGCCTCCACCTCCCGGCGACCGACGAGTCCCTTAGCCTCGTCGTCCACATCACCGTGGAAGATGTGGGAGCCGATGGCTCGCTCACGCTCCGCCTGGTCGCGTGGACCGTCACCGCACCAATCGCGTTCAGCGCCTCGACCAGCCTGCCGATGTGCGCAACCCTGACCGGCACCGGCACCCGGCCCGCCGACGGCGAGGTCGCCCTCTTCGTCCGGTCCGCGGCCGACCTGGGGTATTACTACGAGCAGGTGGTCACGTTCGACGTCCGCGGCCGATGGACGGCGACGGTCAGGCTCGGCGGCCCGGAGGATGTCGGAAGGGCGTTCGTTCTCGCGGCGGTCGCGGTGACCCCGGCCGAGGCCGCTGCTCTCCAGAGCACCGCTGGCGGCCCATCCGCCGTGCCCACCCTGCCCGGCGAAGTCCTGGCTCAGCGGCAGGTCATCCGGACCGCCGACGCCGGCACCTGCTGACCGCCCATGCCGATCCGGAGACCGGCCGACCACGGGGTGTTCGTCTACGGCTCGCTCATCTCACCCCAGGACATCACCGGCGTGCTGGGCAAAGAGGCGGGTGTCGACCACGGCCTCGCGACGCTGTCCGGCTGGCGACGGACCTGGAACGTCTGCACCGACAACACGACCTCGCGCAAGGTCCGCTACTACACGCCCGGTAGCGAGGAGCGCCCGCCGGTGCAGGTGCTGTTCCTCAACCTGGAACGGGCCGCCGCGGCCACGGTCACCGGCTACGTCATCGTCGTCGACGCGCACCGCCTCGCGGCGCTGGACGCCCGCGAGGGCAACTACGACCGGGTCGTGGTGACCGACCAGATCACGATGCGCGCCACGGCCAGGCCCAACGTCGTCTGGACCTACGTCGGTAAGGCGGACCGGGCTGCGACAGCGCGCGCCGCCATCCTGCGCGGGTCGGCCCGGATCCGGAAGGAATACCTAGACACGGTGGTCGAGGCTTTCGCCGGGAACGACGACCTGACGGCCGAGTTGGAGCAGATCACCCGGCCGCCGCCGGCACCGGTCGAAAGCCTCGACCGCGTCGCCGAGGGCTAGGGCAGGCTGTCGCCGGGGAAGCTGCGGACCGGGTGGGCCGTGTAGGTGAAGACGCCCGCGACCACGCCCGGGTCCTCCTCCATCAGCGCGACCGTCGCGTCGAGGTCGCGGTTGAAGATGCCGATGCCGCACACGTCGGTGTCGTCGGCGACCGGGCAGACGATGCTCAGGTCGCCGTCGGCGCGCAGGCCGAAGTTGCGCCGGCCGTGCTCCCAGATGATCGGGCGGGCCTCGGGCGTGCCGTATTTCGGGCCCGCGTGCAGGATGACCGTCGTGTAGGTCTTCGTGGTGGTCATGCCGGCGCGCATCTCGTCGTCGCTGACGTAGGTGGTCACGGTGCCTCCGGAAATTCGGTTCGGAACGCTGTCGAAGACCGCGACGCGGCTCCGACCTCCGGGGTGAAGCGAACACGACCGGAGGGAACTTGCGCAATGAGTAAAACGCGTGCGGGGCGGAAGGAATGGGTGGGACTCGCTGTCCTGGCCATGCCGTCATTGCTCGTCTCAATCGATCTGTTCGTGCTGCTGCTGGCGGTGCCGCGGCTCAGCGGCGACCTCGCCGCCAGCAGCACCGAGCAGCTCTGGATCATCGACATCTACGGGTTCCTGCTGTCGGGCTTCCTGATCACCATGGGCGCGGTCGGCGACCGGCTCGGCCGGCGGCGGCTGCTGTTCGGCGGTGCCGCCGTGTTCGGGGTGGCCTCCGTGGCCGCCGCCTACGCTACGGACCCGATCATGCTGATCGTGGCCCGCGCACTGCTCGGCATCGCGGGCGCGGCCCTCGGTCCGACGACGCTCGCCCTGATCACCGGCATGTTCCGCGAGCCGAAGCAGCGGGCCACCGCGATCGGCGTCTGGCTGATGTCGCTGATGGGCGGCGCCGCGATCGGCCCGGTCGTCGGCGGCGTGCTGCTCGCCAACTTCTGGTGGGGCTCGGTCTTCCTGATCGCCGTACCCGCGATGGTCCTGCTCCTGACCCTCGGCCCGGCGCTGCTGCCCAAGGACGAGCGCACCGGCCAGGAACCCGAGGCGCCGCTCGACCTGGTCAGCGTCGCGCTCTCGCTGGCCGCGATCCTGCCCAGCGTCTATGGCATCAAGGAACTCGCCCGGCACGGCTTCGAGCCGGTTCCGGCCGCCGTCCTCGCCCTGGGCGTGCTGGTCGCGGTGCTCTTCGTCCGCCGCCAGCAGACCCTCGACAACCCGCTCGTCGACTTCCGGCTGTTCGCCAAGCCGACGTTCCGCACCGCGCTCGGCAGCATGTTCGTCAACACCATGCTGCCCGGCACGACGATGGTGCTGATCACGCAGTACCTGCTGCTCGTCGCCGGCTACGCGCCGCTGCACGCGGGGCTCGCGATGCTGCCGGCCGTCGCCGCCGGGATCGTCTCGACCCAGGTGGCGCCGCTCGCCGCCCGCCGGATCCGGCCGGCGCCGCTGATCGCCGGTGGGCTCGTCGTCTCGGTCGCCGGGCTGCTCCTGCTGGCGGCAGCCGGCGACCCGGCCACCGTGATCACCGGGTTCGCGCTGTTCAACATCGGCGCGGGGCCGCTGGTCACGCTCGGCACCGGGATCGTGGTCGGTGCGGTGCCGCCGGAGAAGGCCGGGTCCGCCGCGTCGCTGGCCCAGACGGCCAACGAGTTCGGCTTCGCCCTCGGTGTCGCGGTGCTCGGCAGCGTCGCCGCGGCCGTCTATCGCGCCGCCGCCCCGGCCGGCGCCGGTGACTCACTGGCCACCGCGCCGGCGGGGCTGCTCGACCAGGCGCGGGCCGCGTACACCGATGGCTTGCATGTCGTCGCCGCCATCAGCGCCGTCGCCATCGCGATCACCGCGGTGGTCTGCCTGCGGACGCTGCGACAGCTCCCGCCCGTGGGCCAGGAACGAGCCCAGGAGCGGGAACTCGAACTACAGCAGTGACATGTGTACGTGGTCCGTATGGTCGCTG
This genomic interval from Asanoa ferruginea contains the following:
- a CDS encoding beta-glucosidase; this encodes MTTFDEAVRLVGASGSSAAADFLIAELSSAEQRWLLDGDLPVRAAIRLPALVKAGPVVAGAIPRLGIPGVRFSDGPRGVVIGRSTAFPVTMARAATWDPELEERVGLAMGREARAAGANYSAAVCVNLLRHPAWGRAQECYGEDPVLTGRMGAALTRGLRRNVMACVKHFALNSMENARFIVDVVVDDHALHEVYLPHFKTVLDAGAESVMTAYNSVNGAYADQNPILLTTILRDEWEFTGFVTSDWVWGTHDPVAGLAAGLDIEMPLRMHRARTPHLPSDLVLRSARRILATTLRHYASRDPEEPTPDPAAQQALAYEVAVRGAVLLRNEPVGGPPPPGGKPVGGPPPFGGEPVGGPPPFGGEPKADGPLLSSEPAADGPPLRDGPLADRPMDRNEPTTGLPLLPLPPSVRRVAVFGRLATAANLGDRGSSRVDPPSTSSPLDGLRAALPDASVVHATDPASAADADVAVVVVGMGPADEGERITNDNPDAFAFLGFPFTLRPVQRLAAMITRWGAARLSPGGDRRSLTLHRHEEELITAVAAANPRTVVVVIGGSAIIMTAWQDRVPAILLAWYPGMAGGRAIADILTGAAEPGGRLPVAIPTRADHLPFFDPDARRIEYDAWWGQRKLDRDGRRAAYPFGFGLGYTTFALTLVSHVDDVATVRVRNTGARAGSTVVQVYAVADAMPQLVGFRRVALDTGAETEVDVALDLTPTLERDPATRTWSRRPGNWRIVAAEHSPHAFDEL
- a CDS encoding gamma-glutamylcyclotransferase family protein, giving the protein MPIRRPADHGVFVYGSLISPQDITGVLGKEAGVDHGLATLSGWRRTWNVCTDNTTSRKVRYYTPGSEERPPVQVLFLNLERAAAATVTGYVIVVDAHRLAALDAREGNYDRVVVTDQITMRATARPNVVWTYVGKADRAATARAAILRGSARIRKEYLDTVVEAFAGNDDLTAELEQITRPPPAPVESLDRVAEG
- a CDS encoding MFS transporter, producing MGLAVLAMPSLLVSIDLFVLLLAVPRLSGDLAASSTEQLWIIDIYGFLLSGFLITMGAVGDRLGRRRLLFGGAAVFGVASVAAAYATDPIMLIVARALLGIAGAALGPTTLALITGMFREPKQRATAIGVWLMSLMGGAAIGPVVGGVLLANFWWGSVFLIAVPAMVLLLTLGPALLPKDERTGQEPEAPLDLVSVALSLAAILPSVYGIKELARHGFEPVPAAVLALGVLVAVLFVRRQQTLDNPLVDFRLFAKPTFRTALGSMFVNTMLPGTTMVLITQYLLLVAGYAPLHAGLAMLPAVAAGIVSTQVAPLAARRIRPAPLIAGGLVVSVAGLLLLAAAGDPATVITGFALFNIGAGPLVTLGTGIVVGAVPPEKAGSAASLAQTANEFGFALGVAVLGSVAAAVYRAAAPAGAGDSLATAPAGLLDQARAAYTDGLHVVAAISAVAIAITAVVCLRTLRQLPPVGQERAQERELELQQ